The Sulfitobacter sp. S223 genome has a window encoding:
- a CDS encoding MATE family efflux transporter, with amino-acid sequence MKKIMSPRGHAKAIATLGLPLIGGHLAQMAIGVTDTVMLGWYGVEALAAVTLASTYFFVIFIFGSGFAWAVMPMVASFQAEGDEVSIRRATRMGLWLSFGFALLALPLMVFAAPILRLLGQEEDVVIRGSGYLAVAGWGILPALFVMVLKSYLAALERTQVVLWITVLAAITNAMVNYALIFGNWGAPEMGVVGAAIASLSTQVVSLVGVVLYVRIFVPQHDLFVRLWRADWDMLAQVFRLGWPISITSLSEVGLFAASAVMMGWLGTIPLAAHGIAVQLASITFMVHLGLSNAGTVRAGNAYGRSDSAHLARGAVVVTAISLVFSVITVSLFFLFPQVFIGIFILPDDPAREQILQIGVGILFMAGLFQLVDGTQAIALGVLRGVQDTRMPMIYAAISYWAIGVPTSYLLGFTLGLEGIGVWAGLGIGLGVAAILLNVRFWRTVLPGIRRRQAAV; translated from the coding sequence ATGAAAAAGATCATGTCTCCCCGCGGCCACGCTAAGGCTATTGCGACGCTTGGATTGCCGCTTATTGGTGGGCATCTTGCCCAAATGGCGATCGGTGTGACCGATACCGTTATGCTGGGATGGTATGGCGTAGAGGCGCTGGCTGCTGTCACGCTGGCCTCTACCTATTTCTTTGTGATCTTTATCTTTGGCTCAGGGTTTGCTTGGGCTGTGATGCCGATGGTTGCTTCTTTTCAGGCGGAAGGTGACGAGGTTTCGATCCGCCGCGCCACGCGCATGGGCTTATGGTTAAGTTTTGGATTCGCGCTGCTGGCTTTGCCGCTGATGGTCTTTGCCGCGCCAATCCTGCGCCTGTTGGGGCAGGAGGAGGACGTGGTCATCCGTGGCTCCGGTTATCTGGCTGTCGCGGGCTGGGGCATTTTGCCTGCTCTTTTTGTGATGGTTCTGAAAAGCTATCTGGCTGCGCTTGAACGGACGCAGGTGGTGCTATGGATCACCGTTTTGGCGGCGATTACCAATGCTATGGTGAACTATGCCCTGATCTTTGGCAATTGGGGCGCGCCAGAGATGGGCGTTGTCGGCGCTGCGATTGCCTCTCTTAGCACGCAGGTCGTCTCCCTTGTCGGTGTAGTACTTTATGTGCGTATTTTCGTACCGCAACATGACCTGTTTGTCCGCCTTTGGCGTGCGGATTGGGACATGCTGGCACAGGTGTTCCGCCTTGGTTGGCCTATCTCTATTACATCTCTGAGCGAAGTCGGGCTATTCGCGGCATCGGCTGTTATGATGGGCTGGCTGGGGACAATTCCGCTTGCGGCGCATGGCATCGCGGTGCAGCTCGCCTCAATCACTTTCATGGTGCATCTGGGGCTGAGCAACGCTGGTACTGTGCGGGCGGGCAATGCTTATGGGCGCAGCGATTCCGCGCATCTGGCGCGCGGCGCAGTGGTTGTGACAGCAATATCGCTCGTTTTTTCTGTCATAACCGTTTCGTTGTTTTTCCTTTTCCCGCAAGTCTTCATCGGCATCTTTATCCTGCCGGACGACCCTGCGCGGGAACAGATATTGCAGATAGGCGTCGGCATTCTGTTTATGGCAGGGCTGTTCCAGCTTGTTGACGGGACGCAGGCCATTGCTCTTGGGGTATTGCGCGGTGTGCAGGATACGCGCATGCCAATGATCTATGCCGCCATCAGCTATTGGGCCATCGGTGTACCGACGTCCTATCTGCTGGGCTTTACGCTGGGTCTTGAGGGGATCGGCGTCTGGGCGGGTCTTGGCATCGGCCTTGGTGTTGCGGCGATACTGCTGAATGTCCGCTTCTGGCGCACAGTGTTGCCCGGTATCCGCCGCCGTCAGGCTGCTGTTTAG
- a CDS encoding dienelactone hydrolase: protein MNTDAPQTRIDRITPYAPELAARGPFRIGVRTTMITLQDQPDVATCAPDGAERQLPLEIWYPATSDTESGGTYDTLLRCGETRAVLAGQARRDAPAAKDLRAPLVVISHGYPGNRYLMVHLAESLAAEGYVVAACDHTGSTYDNQADFGSTLLHRPLDQCGILAAMGVMGGDIGALVDCSNAGLIGYSMGGYGALITGGAGLTKTAVDFQRAPPARLLERHVAGSNSHTALMDNRFKAIITIGPWGGLYGMWDAEGLAALKIPALIMAGTNDTVSGYGAMRDIFEAATGVDRHLLSFQHAGHNAAAPYPAPEASYAVSGKLGWAPFEHYGDPVWDTVVMNNIAQHYATAFFGLHLKQNTDMAAYLEDGFRGFRDGTSTGLRFESRNRERDNG, encoded by the coding sequence ATGAATACAGATGCTCCCCAGACCCGCATCGATCGGATCACGCCCTACGCACCGGAACTGGCTGCCCGCGGCCCTTTCCGGATCGGTGTCCGCACCACCATGATCACGCTGCAGGACCAACCGGATGTGGCCACCTGTGCGCCAGATGGCGCCGAACGCCAGCTTCCCTTGGAAATCTGGTATCCGGCAACATCGGATACTGAATCAGGCGGGACCTACGACACCCTGCTGCGCTGCGGAGAGACACGCGCGGTGTTGGCCGGTCAGGCCCGTCGTGACGCGCCAGCGGCCAAGGACCTGCGCGCGCCCCTTGTGGTTATCAGTCACGGCTACCCCGGCAACCGTTATCTGATGGTGCATCTCGCCGAAAGCCTCGCGGCAGAAGGCTATGTTGTGGCGGCTTGCGATCACACCGGCAGCACCTATGACAATCAGGCCGATTTTGGCAGCACATTGCTGCACAGGCCGCTTGACCAGTGCGGTATATTGGCGGCCATGGGCGTTATGGGCGGTGACATCGGCGCGCTTGTCGATTGCAGCAACGCCGGATTGATCGGGTATTCCATGGGCGGTTATGGTGCGCTTATCACGGGTGGTGCAGGCCTGACCAAAACCGCCGTGGATTTTCAGCGCGCCCCACCTGCCCGCCTGTTGGAACGGCATGTGGCCGGATCAAACAGCCATACAGCGCTGATGGATAACCGCTTCAAAGCAATCATCACCATCGGACCTTGGGGTGGGCTTTACGGTATGTGGGATGCCGAAGGACTGGCGGCCCTGAAAATACCCGCGCTTATCATGGCTGGTACCAACGATACCGTTTCGGGCTACGGCGCAATGCGCGACATTTTCGAAGCGGCCACTGGCGTGGACCGACACTTGCTGAGCTTTCAACATGCAGGCCACAACGCCGCAGCACCTTATCCCGCGCCGGAAGCCTCTTACGCAGTGTCTGGGAAACTTGGCTGGGCACCGTTTGAACATTACGGCGATCCGGTCTGGGATACGGTGGTGATGAACAACATCGCCCAACATTACGCGACAGCGTTTTTCGGCCTGCACCTGAAGCAGAACACAGACATGGCGGCCTATCTGGAAGACGGGTTCAGGGGATTTCGCGACGGCACTTCAACGGGCCTTCGGTTCGAAAGTCGAAACAGGGAGAGAGACAATGGTTGA
- a CDS encoding alpha/beta fold hydrolase produces the protein MVEQWTETTELNGEQFFVRHWGDRNAPRLLMLHGFPEYSGAWADLAPLLGARFHCIAPDQRGYGQSWRPAEVEQYKTALLVSDMVALIGDEPLIVLGHDWGASVAYALAISHPELVSKLIIMNGVHPAPFQRELAKGGPQTDASQYIHFLRREGSEDILAADDFAKLMGLFSAHMGMEWLSGETLANYKAAWRDAAGLRGMINWYRASPLKLGQKGEAINGLSFDPARLQVRCPHLLVWGTADTALMSAATEGLEEYAPDLTRVEIEGVDHWLHHQKPQEVAEAILDWL, from the coding sequence ATGGTTGAGCAATGGACCGAAACGACCGAACTGAACGGAGAGCAATTTTTCGTCCGCCACTGGGGCGACCGGAACGCGCCGCGGTTGTTGATGCTACACGGCTTCCCAGAGTATTCGGGGGCTTGGGCCGATCTTGCGCCGCTGCTTGGGGCGCGGTTTCATTGCATAGCGCCTGACCAGCGCGGCTATGGGCAAAGCTGGCGTCCGGCAGAAGTAGAACAGTACAAGACTGCACTGTTGGTGTCGGATATGGTTGCGCTGATCGGGGATGAACCGCTGATCGTGCTTGGCCATGATTGGGGCGCATCGGTGGCTTACGCCTTGGCTATCTCCCATCCTGAACTGGTGTCCAAACTGATCATTATGAACGGCGTTCATCCTGCACCGTTCCAACGCGAGCTGGCCAAGGGCGGCCCGCAAACAGACGCGTCACAATACATCCACTTCCTGCGGCGGGAAGGATCAGAAGACATTTTGGCAGCTGATGACTTTGCCAAACTCATGGGGTTGTTTTCGGCGCATATGGGCATGGAATGGCTTTCTGGTGAAACGTTGGCGAACTACAAGGCTGCGTGGCGCGATGCTGCTGGGCTGCGCGGGATGATCAACTGGTACCGCGCATCACCTTTGAAGCTGGGGCAGAAAGGCGAGGCAATTAACGGGCTCTCCTTCGATCCCGCGCGACTGCAAGTGCGGTGTCCGCATTTGTTGGTCTGGGGCACAGCAGACACAGCATTGATGTCCGCGGCAACCGAAGGTTTAGAGGAATACGCGCCCGATCTTACCCGTGTAGAGATCGAAGGCGTGGACCACTGGCTACATCATCAAAAGCCTCAAGAGGTGGCAGAAGCAATTCTCGACTGGCTCTAG
- a CDS encoding carboxymuconolactone decarboxylase family protein, with protein MAWIRTIPFDAATGKLRQLYERVTGPGNNVDNIMMMHSLRPHTMEAHMAVYKYILHHSGNTIPKWFLEALGVWVSHLNGCAYCVEHHFAGMKRLLGDNSRSVALRDAIEADDIPAMPLDARQHAAMRYAQRLTQCPADMVQMDVEALRMAGWDDGEILEINQVTAYFSYANRTVLGLGCSTDGDIIGLSPNNSDNPDDWNHR; from the coding sequence ATGGCTTGGATCAGAACAATTCCTTTTGACGCGGCGACCGGCAAGCTTAGGCAGCTTTATGAACGGGTGACCGGGCCGGGGAATAATGTCGATAATATCATGATGATGCATTCCCTTCGCCCCCACACGATGGAAGCGCATATGGCGGTGTATAAGTACATTCTGCACCACAGTGGCAACACGATACCAAAGTGGTTTCTGGAGGCCTTGGGCGTTTGGGTGTCGCATCTCAATGGGTGCGCCTACTGCGTCGAGCATCACTTCGCCGGAATGAAGAGGTTGCTGGGCGATAATTCACGATCGGTTGCCTTGCGCGACGCGATTGAAGCAGACGACATTCCGGCCATGCCTCTGGACGCGCGCCAGCATGCGGCGATGCGCTATGCGCAAAGGCTTACACAGTGCCCCGCAGATATGGTCCAGATGGATGTTGAAGCATTGCGCATGGCCGGTTGGGATGACGGCGAGATTTTGGAGATCAATCAGGTCACCGCGTATTTCTCTTACGCCAACCGCACTGTGTTGGGGCTGGGCTGTTCAACCGATGGCGATATCATCGGGCTGAGCCCGAATAATTCGGACAATCCCGACGACTGGAACCATCGCTAG
- a CDS encoding dimethylsulfoniopropionate lyase → MENSLTTQTLRDIPDWRYLLQEYEELYRYLPAGGSDRIRSHQRKVREAIGRLMRNNAVVQLQPRAEKPVTAHLRRALDEGRQGVLAPVVRALDAIDSQLSWQYGYEKVPKGLANSYAYAELAGQNGPVVSDEIILGVVLFAPACTYPAHAHKGITESYVCLSGAVSENHQGVYVPGSMIFNPPDHLHRITVGDREPALLAYAWIGDKAVLHEQKMVFTRLRK, encoded by the coding sequence ATGGAAAATTCGCTTACTACCCAAACTCTGCGCGACATACCTGATTGGCGGTATCTGTTGCAAGAATATGAAGAACTATACCGCTACCTGCCTGCTGGCGGCAGCGACCGCATTCGCAGCCACCAGCGCAAAGTCCGCGAAGCCATTGGGCGTCTGATGAGAAACAATGCCGTTGTGCAGTTACAGCCAAGAGCGGAAAAGCCGGTCACGGCTCATTTGCGCAGGGCGCTGGATGAAGGGCGACAGGGGGTGCTGGCGCCAGTGGTACGCGCGCTGGACGCAATCGATTCACAACTCAGCTGGCAATATGGCTATGAGAAAGTTCCAAAGGGGCTGGCGAACAGTTATGCCTACGCCGAGCTTGCGGGGCAGAATGGCCCGGTCGTCAGTGATGAGATCATTCTTGGCGTGGTTTTGTTCGCGCCCGCATGCACCTATCCCGCTCATGCCCACAAAGGCATCACAGAAAGCTATGTCTGCCTCTCAGGGGCGGTGTCTGAAAACCACCAAGGCGTCTACGTACCCGGATCAATGATTTTCAACCCGCCAGATCATCTGCACCGCATCACCGTAGGTGACCGCGAGCCAGCGCTGCTGGCTTATGCATGGATCGGGGATAAGGCCGTTTTGCATGAACAGAAAATGGTGTTTACGCGCCTGCGCAAATGA
- a CDS encoding DNA topoisomerase IV subunit B: MSDLLSGAQSGSTEYDASSIQVLEDMEHVRLRPGMYIGGKDDRALHHMVAEIIDNSMDEAVAGHATWIELELHDNGHVTVRDNGRGIPIDPHPKDPSKSALEIIFCTLNAGGKFSGDNYETSGGLNGVGSSVVNALSDHLRVEVAKNRELFAMEFSRGVPQGKLEKIGAAPNRRGTSVTFHPDPEIFGNLQLRPSRLFSMARSKAFLFSGVEIRWKSALPDGDMPQEATFHFPNGLTDYLNEVLTGSTTYAEAPFGGTVDFKEKFGQPGKVNWAINWTPARDGFIQSYCNTVPTPEGGTHEAGFWAAILKGIKAYGELVGNKKAATIVREDLITGGCALVSIFIREPEFVGQTKDRLATVDAQRMVENAVRDHFDNWLAADTKSAGAILDFLVLRAEERLRRRQEKETARKSATKKLRLPGKLTDCTSKSREGTELFIVEGDSAGGSGKGARNRVNQALLPLKGKILNVLGAASGKLNTNAEINDLCEALGVGMGTKFNLEDLRYDKIIIMTDADVDGAHIAALLMTFFYTQMRPMIDHGHLYLACPPLYRLTQGARRVYVADDAEKDALMEKGLGGKGKIDVQRFKGLGEMDAKDLKETTMDPATRKLIKVNVQEDVAGQTSDLVERLMGKKPELRFQYIQENARFVEELDV; the protein is encoded by the coding sequence ATGTCCGATCTTCTCTCTGGCGCGCAGTCCGGCAGCACCGAATATGATGCATCCTCGATTCAGGTGCTGGAGGATATGGAGCATGTGCGTCTGCGGCCCGGTATGTATATCGGCGGCAAGGACGACCGTGCCCTGCACCACATGGTGGCCGAGATCATCGACAACTCGATGGACGAAGCCGTAGCTGGCCATGCCACATGGATCGAGCTTGAGCTGCACGATAATGGACACGTCACCGTGCGCGACAACGGGCGCGGCATTCCGATTGATCCGCACCCCAAAGACCCCAGCAAATCCGCGCTTGAGATCATCTTTTGTACGCTTAACGCAGGCGGCAAATTCTCTGGCGACAATTATGAAACTTCCGGCGGTCTGAACGGTGTCGGCTCCTCGGTTGTGAACGCGCTGAGTGACCACTTGCGCGTTGAAGTTGCCAAAAACCGTGAACTTTTTGCAATGGAGTTTTCGCGCGGTGTGCCGCAGGGCAAGCTCGAGAAAATCGGCGCTGCACCGAACCGGCGCGGCACGTCGGTCACATTCCACCCTGACCCTGAGATTTTCGGCAATCTACAACTACGGCCCTCGCGTCTTTTCTCGATGGCGCGCTCCAAGGCGTTCCTTTTTTCGGGTGTTGAAATCCGTTGGAAGTCCGCCCTGCCCGATGGCGACATGCCCCAAGAGGCCACGTTTCACTTCCCCAACGGCCTGACGGATTACCTGAACGAAGTGTTGACCGGATCTACCACCTACGCCGAGGCCCCCTTTGGCGGGACAGTGGATTTCAAAGAGAAATTCGGCCAACCCGGTAAAGTCAATTGGGCGATCAACTGGACGCCCGCGCGTGACGGTTTCATCCAGTCCTATTGTAACACTGTCCCCACGCCCGAAGGCGGCACCCATGAAGCCGGCTTTTGGGCCGCAATCCTCAAGGGCATCAAAGCCTATGGTGAGCTGGTCGGCAACAAGAAGGCCGCGACAATCGTGCGCGAAGACCTGATTACGGGCGGGTGCGCGCTGGTCTCTATCTTTATCCGGGAACCTGAATTCGTCGGCCAGACCAAAGACCGCCTTGCCACCGTGGACGCCCAGCGCATGGTTGAGAACGCCGTGCGCGACCACTTTGATAACTGGCTGGCGGCTGACACGAAATCCGCCGGTGCGATCCTTGATTTCCTTGTGCTGCGCGCCGAAGAACGCCTGCGCCGCCGTCAGGAAAAAGAAACCGCGCGCAAATCTGCGACCAAAAAGCTGCGCCTGCCCGGCAAGCTTACCGATTGTACGTCAAAGAGCCGCGAAGGCACGGAGCTGTTCATCGTGGAGGGCGACTCGGCTGGCGGTTCCGGCAAGGGCGCCCGCAACCGCGTGAACCAAGCACTACTGCCGCTGAAGGGCAAAATCCTCAACGTGCTGGGTGCGGCATCAGGCAAGCTGAACACCAATGCCGAGATCAACGACCTGTGCGAAGCGCTGGGTGTCGGCATGGGCACAAAGTTCAACCTCGAAGACCTGCGCTATGACAAAATCATCATCATGACCGATGCGGACGTCGACGGCGCGCACATCGCGGCGCTGTTGATGACGTTCTTCTACACGCAGATGCGCCCGATGATCGACCACGGCCACCTCTATCTGGCCTGCCCGCCGCTCTACCGTCTGACCCAAGGCGCCCGCCGCGTCTATGTGGCCGATGACGCCGAGAAAGACGCGCTGATGGAAAAAGGCCTTGGCGGCAAAGGCAAGATCGACGTGCAGCGCTTTAAAGGTCTGGGCGAGATGGACGCAAAAGACCTCAAAGAAACCACCATGGACCCAGCGACGCGCAAGCTGATCAAGGTGAACGTGCAAGAAGATGTGGCAGGTCAGACCTCTGATCTGGTGGAGCGTCTGATGGGCAAAAAGCCGGAACTGCGCTTTCAGTATATTCAGGAGAACGCGCGCTTTGTGGAGGAGTTGGATGTTTGA
- a CDS encoding HEPN domain-containing protein translates to MSEGLHPVASKLVDDWFITSAEEDYLVARWANQNGILHQYCWSAAQCIEKIVKAALLKRKLPTREGKNNGAHDLVALFELLMKSPMGCQIPATLDLHLPVEIISAQGIYSQFLEPTDTVKIISSISENGDPNSRYRATPRVRHARLEVHQLDALFLLLRTVAGRPLDNDKAVLKRITGEQELANLHFKDLFFYLQGSIEGLSKIITNQNLAFFPSCFSMEQPFESVFSMRSNSYPIRKYNAELFNENDEIEDLGWLMRNSRIPGSVKTDLEKIAHEIRDRQSSRRSANSS, encoded by the coding sequence TTGAGTGAGGGACTACATCCCGTAGCAAGCAAACTAGTTGATGACTGGTTCATTACAAGTGCTGAAGAAGACTATCTGGTTGCAAGATGGGCAAACCAGAACGGAATTTTACATCAGTATTGCTGGAGCGCCGCTCAATGTATCGAAAAAATCGTCAAAGCGGCTCTACTGAAAAGAAAATTGCCAACACGTGAAGGAAAGAACAACGGTGCGCACGACCTCGTAGCGCTATTTGAACTCCTCATGAAATCGCCAATGGGGTGCCAAATTCCGGCAACACTGGACCTGCACCTCCCAGTAGAAATCATTTCTGCTCAGGGCATCTACTCACAATTTCTTGAACCCACCGACACAGTCAAAATCATTAGCTCAATCTCAGAAAATGGTGATCCAAATAGCAGATATAGAGCAACGCCTCGGGTAAGGCACGCGCGTTTGGAGGTACATCAGCTCGACGCACTTTTTCTACTGTTGAGAACTGTAGCAGGACGACCTCTAGATAATGACAAAGCCGTTCTGAAACGTATCACTGGAGAGCAGGAACTAGCTAACCTCCACTTCAAAGACCTTTTCTTCTATCTTCAAGGTAGTATCGAAGGTTTGTCGAAGATAATTACAAATCAGAACTTAGCATTTTTTCCCAGCTGCTTCAGCATGGAGCAACCTTTTGAGTCTGTTTTTTCGATGCGCAGCAACAGCTACCCTATAAGAAAATATAACGCTGAATTATTCAATGAGAACGACGAGATAGAAGATCTTGGTTGGTTGATGCGAAATTCGCGAATACCTGGGAGCGTCAAAACAGATCTGGAAAAGATTGCGCACGAGATACGCGATCGTCAAAGCTCTCGGAGATCCGCCAATTCGTCATAG
- a CDS encoding cytochrome c, with translation MKFPIATIAALLLSPAIALAQDAQAGAALYDQHCAVCHGADGRGKGPLAAALILQPPSLRDLSERHDGFPTRRVVMRIDGSDPLVSHGSPMPVYGEFFAGDDTILKTESGQPVMTSRAIVDLVAYLRGIQE, from the coding sequence ATGAAATTTCCAATCGCAACCATCGCTGCTTTGCTTCTTTCACCCGCCATCGCTTTGGCCCAAGACGCGCAAGCTGGCGCTGCGCTGTACGATCAACATTGCGCGGTCTGTCACGGCGCAGACGGGCGCGGCAAGGGGCCATTGGCTGCGGCACTGATATTGCAGCCTCCCTCCCTGCGCGACCTGTCCGAGCGTCACGACGGCTTCCCGACCCGCCGCGTGGTCATGCGCATCGACGGCAGCGACCCGCTGGTTAGCCACGGATCACCGATGCCGGTCTACGGCGAGTTCTTTGCGGGGGATGATACGATCCTCAAAACCGAGAGCGGCCAGCCGGTGATGACCAGCCGCGCGATTGTAGATTTGGTGGCGTATTTGCGGGGGATACAGGAGTAA
- a CDS encoding Ldh family oxidoreductase, translating into MPMISLDEIEKTVRRALSVHGADAFAAAEVARAVRAAESVGNKICGLYYVESYCQQLQSGRVSGTVTPKVITPRAGTVVVDAGFGFAQPAFAHALPVALDAARRAGVASFAVAHAHTCTSLGYFTQQIAQAGMIGIGFTNASPIVAAPGGKTRAIGTNPIAFSVPDGQGGIAMQFDQSTTTVALGKITMAKAAGERIPEGWALDADGKPTTDPDAAIKGTLVSMGGYKGWGFGLMAEVLAAAMTGSVLSRDVKPLKAPEGAPHDLGQYYLLIDPSVASDFGEKVQALADHIAQDEGARMPGQGKQTMDPVEVGTETWALITGLATA; encoded by the coding sequence ATGCCAATGATATCCCTAGACGAGATCGAGAAAACCGTGCGCCGCGCGTTGAGCGTGCATGGGGCAGACGCTTTTGCCGCTGCTGAGGTGGCGCGCGCTGTGCGCGCCGCAGAAAGTGTCGGCAACAAGATTTGCGGCCTCTATTATGTGGAAAGCTATTGCCAGCAGCTGCAGTCGGGGCGGGTATCAGGGACGGTAACGCCGAAGGTCATCACGCCACGTGCCGGCACGGTTGTGGTTGATGCAGGCTTTGGCTTTGCGCAGCCCGCTTTCGCTCATGCTTTGCCTGTTGCGTTGGATGCCGCACGCCGCGCTGGGGTCGCTTCTTTTGCAGTGGCTCATGCACATACCTGCACCTCGTTGGGCTATTTCACCCAGCAGATCGCGCAGGCAGGGATGATCGGTATCGGCTTCACCAATGCGTCGCCAATCGTGGCAGCCCCGGGCGGCAAGACCCGCGCGATTGGCACCAACCCCATCGCATTCTCGGTGCCCGACGGGCAGGGTGGGATCGCCATGCAGTTCGACCAATCAACCACCACCGTGGCGCTGGGTAAGATCACGATGGCCAAAGCCGCGGGGGAACGTATTCCCGAAGGTTGGGCGCTGGATGCAGACGGAAAACCGACTACCGATCCAGATGCGGCGATCAAGGGCACGCTCGTTTCAATGGGCGGCTACAAGGGCTGGGGCTTTGGCCTTATGGCCGAGGTGCTGGCAGCCGCGATGACCGGGTCCGTCCTGTCACGCGATGTCAAACCGCTGAAAGCGCCAGAAGGTGCGCCGCATGATCTGGGCCAGTATTATTTGTTGATCGATCCATCCGTCGCGTCAGATTTCGGAGAAAAGGTGCAGGCATTGGCGGATCACATCGCGCAGGATGAAGGTGCGCGCATGCCAGGCCAGGGCAAACAGACGATGGACCCTGTCGAGGTCGGCACCGAGACTTGGGCGCTCATCACGGGCCTTGCCACAGCTTAG